The Brachyhypopomus gauderio isolate BG-103 chromosome 1, BGAUD_0.2, whole genome shotgun sequence genome includes a window with the following:
- the mon1bb gene encoding vacuolar fusion protein MON1 homolog B translates to MDKIETTGASIASSASQTGSKNAFPSENHTDHLTEEEKNPRTLLSLDACPETQRADTTSENNVETQAHVSDVEVQKEEAAEFNQPVCTDVLETDSGKMPGDCALVESGQDDSGEFVLALLTRGKLEEQGVGTKDTSSPLSENGTPVGASTHREEDISAESWRQHRKHVFVLSEAGKPIYSRYGSEEALSSTMGVMMALVSFVQSGDNIIRSVYSDEHTVVFMQQGPLVLVSVSSSRQSEQQLRDELLYVYNQIVSMLTQASIARIFENKKNYDLRRLLAGSEKILDGLLNLVDSDPSFLLSAVHCLPMASSFRDCLSQILQKSITPNLVFSILIAKNQLLTIVQEKTVLEDARLSAADLHLLLNLIGASSAFQAGEIWTPICLPSFNPDCYFYAYISYLDPPECTVCLLLLSTDKEAFYAVAECKRKIEEAMQAQNALGAIAKAQCYSVSQVGVSDLRHFMYKPFDVPDNHRQLTQFTSPEMEAPYGSEEERTRLLDLYRDMHSRIHSSSRPLKLIYHVAERETLLAWVTSKFELYTCFSPLVTKACAITAITKLLRWVKKEEDRLFIRYPPKYSTTPNPSKTSRSGKGGAQTDGADNGFLALP, encoded by the exons AAAAGAACCCCAGGACTCTCCTCAGTCTAGACGCTTGCCCAGAGACACAGAGGGCAGACACTACCTCAGAAAACAATGTAGAAACACAAGCGCATGTATCTGACGTGGAAGTCCAAAAGGAAGAGGCGGCTGAGTTCAACCAACCCGTCTGCACTGATGTGTTGGAAACGGACTCTGGAAAAATGCCCGGCGACTGTGCCCTGGTGGAGAGTGGTCAGGATGACTCGGGTGAATTTGTGCTGGCCTTGTTGACCCGGGGGAAGCTGGAGGAGCAGGGTGTGGGTACAAAGGACACGTCTTCTCCCCTGTCTGAGAATGGCACTCCGGTGGGGGCGTCTACTCACAGAGAGGAGGATATAAGTGCAGAGAGCTGGCGGCAGCACCGgaagcatgtgtttgtgttgagcGAGGCCGGGAAGCCCATCTACTCACGCTACGGCAGTGAGGAAGCACTCTCCTCCACCATGGGTGTCATGATGGCTCTGGTGTCCTTCGTTCAGAGTGGAGACAACATTATTCGTTCTGTCTACTCGG ATGAGCACACCGTGGTGTTCATGCAGCAGGGTCCCCTGGTCCTAGTGTCTGTCTCCAGCAGCCGCCAGTCTGAGCAGCAGCTGCGTGACGAACTGCTGTACGTCTACAACCAGATCGTCAGCATGCTCACGCAGGCCAGCATCGCCCGCATCTTCGAGAACAAAAAGAACTACGACCTGCGTCGCCTTCTGGCCGGCTCTGAGAAGATCCTGGACGGCTTGCTGAACCTGGTGGATTCAGACCCCAGTTTCCTGCTCTCGGCCGTGCACTGCCTCCCCATGGCCTCCTCTTTCAGGGACTGCCTCAGCCAGATCCTGCAGAAGAGCATCACGCCTAACCTGGTCTTCTCCATCCTCATCGCCAAGAACCAGCTGCTCACCATCGTCCAGGAGAAGACTGTACTGGAGGACGCCCGGCTGAGTGCGGCTgacctccacctcctgctcaACCTCATCGGCGCCTCCTCCGCCTTCCAGGCTGGGGAGATCTGGACGCCCATCTGCTTGCCCAGCTTCAACCCCGACTGCTACTTCTACGCCTACATCTCCTACCTGGACCCACCCGAGTGCACCGTCTGTCTGCTGCTACTTTCCACAGACAAAGAGGCTTTCTATGCCGTGGCTGAGTGCAAGAGGAAGATAGAGGAGGCCATGCAGGCCCAGAATGCTCTGGGTGCCATTGCGAAGGCCCAGTGCTACAGCGTCAGCCAGGTGGGAGTCTCTGACCTCCGGCACTTCATGTACAAGCCCTTTGACGTTCCAGACAACCACCGCCAGCTAACACAGTTCACCAG CCCAGAGATGGAGGCACCCTACGGCAGCGAAGAGGAGAGGACGCGGCTGCTGGATCTTTACAGGGACATGCACAGCCGCATCCACAGTTCCTCACGACCCCTAAAGCTCATCTACCACGTGGCTGAAAGAGAGACTCTGCTGGCCTGG GTTACAAGCAAATTTGAATTGTACACTTGCTTCAGTCCTCTTGTGACGAAGGCCTGCGCCATCACCGCCATTACGAAACTACTGCGCTGGgtgaagaaggaggaggaccGGCTCTTCATCCGCTACCCCCCAAAGtactccaccacccccaaccccaGCAAAACCTCCAGGAGCGGGAAGGGTGGTGCTCAGACAGACGGCGCGGACAACGGCTTCCTGGCCCTGCCGTGA